Proteins found in one Haloferax litoreum genomic segment:
- a CDS encoding methionine adenosyltransferase yields MDDRISVTHADGDPVSRHPLEFVERKGIGHPDSLCDGVAEAVSRRLSRFYRDEFGRIHHHNTDKVHLGAGRSRPVFGGGTVVDPIYVLVGGRATTSVDGESLPIDDLATAAARDYLLETVPELDPEHVVVETRIGQTSGDLGSLFDRGEEPLANDTSIGVGHAPGTQTEQFVRTLEPRLHRELSAVGKDVKLMALRRGDRLSLTVAAAVLDSAVDNLNEYRDVLAQIESLIEQHAESTIDYPVSVTVNNADNFAEGQVYLTTTGLSAEAGDDGSVGRGNRANGLITPHRQMSLEATAGKNPLTHVGKLYNLLSLRIARRLHDELGATYSGVELLSRIGDPVAEPWAVDVVSTVDEHEAVRDAIVDEFGDLDDLRSALLDGRLPVF; encoded by the coding sequence ATGGACGACCGGATTTCGGTGACGCATGCTGACGGCGACCCGGTGAGTCGCCACCCCCTCGAGTTCGTCGAGCGGAAGGGGATTGGACACCCCGACTCGCTCTGCGATGGCGTTGCAGAGGCTGTTTCCCGCCGTCTCTCTCGGTTCTACCGCGACGAATTCGGTCGCATCCACCACCACAACACCGACAAAGTCCATCTTGGGGCCGGTCGGTCACGACCGGTGTTCGGCGGGGGGACAGTCGTCGACCCGATATACGTCCTCGTCGGCGGACGCGCAACGACGAGTGTGGATGGCGAGTCGCTGCCGATAGACGACCTCGCAACTGCTGCTGCGCGGGACTACCTCCTCGAGACGGTCCCGGAACTGGACCCCGAACACGTCGTCGTCGAGACGCGAATCGGGCAAACGTCGGGCGACCTTGGGTCGCTGTTCGACCGCGGTGAAGAACCACTGGCGAACGACACGAGCATCGGCGTCGGTCATGCACCCGGCACGCAGACAGAACAGTTCGTCCGAACCCTCGAACCCCGACTTCACCGTGAACTCTCTGCCGTCGGAAAAGACGTTAAGCTGATGGCACTCCGTCGAGGTGACAGGCTCTCGCTGACGGTTGCGGCCGCTGTACTCGATTCGGCCGTCGATAACCTGAACGAGTACCGCGACGTACTGGCCCAAATCGAATCACTCATCGAACAGCACGCCGAATCGACCATCGACTACCCAGTGTCGGTCACCGTGAACAACGCGGACAACTTCGCCGAAGGGCAGGTCTATCTCACGACGACCGGCCTCTCGGCCGAGGCGGGTGACGACGGGAGTGTGGGGCGCGGCAATCGCGCGAACGGTCTCATCACACCACACCGTCAGATGAGCCTCGAAGCGACTGCCGGAAAGAATCCGCTCACACACGTCGGGAAACTGTACAACCTCCTCTCGCTCCGAATCGCGCGGCGACTTCACGACGAACTGGGTGCCACCTACAGCGGTGTCGAACTCCTCTCTCGTATCGGTGACCCCGTGGCAGAACCGTGGGCCGTCGACGTGGTCAGTACGGTCGACGAACACGAAGCAGTCCGAGACGCCATCGTAGACGAGTTCGGTGACTTGGACGACCTGCGGTCTGCCCTCCTCGACGGGCGTCTGCCCGTCTTTTGA
- a CDS encoding ArsR/SmtB family transcription factor, translated as MSRRKRDIEAEARVRGDSMEVFSALANDTRLAILFALAEAEQELDGPVSFSDLYKRVDIDDSGRFNYHLKTLTEHIVARSESGYELRYAGRLIYRAIKAGFYAGEQTLPPTPVDSTCVMCGANLVARYDDSRLAIECHECADLYYLVTLPPGALVDRTPDEVLRAADQHVRSDITLVSHGVCPYCSGTMTATRDRVSDSPTGNVYIHHFCVQCDQRIISTTVGELFLSHPAVVAFFFEHGVNLFDKPCWEIEFCVTDEFTSVSSDDPLQLTFEYALAGDVIRVSLDDELETVDVSVTTESAT; from the coding sequence ATGAGTCGGCGGAAACGCGATATCGAAGCAGAGGCACGAGTCCGAGGCGACTCCATGGAGGTGTTCTCGGCACTCGCGAACGACACGCGACTCGCGATTCTGTTCGCGCTCGCCGAGGCGGAACAAGAACTCGATGGCCCGGTCTCGTTTTCGGACCTGTACAAGCGAGTCGATATCGACGATAGCGGACGGTTCAACTACCACCTCAAGACGCTCACCGAACACATCGTCGCCCGGTCCGAATCCGGGTACGAGCTTCGATACGCGGGGCGACTCATCTACCGGGCTATCAAAGCCGGGTTCTACGCCGGCGAGCAAACGCTCCCACCGACACCTGTCGACAGCACCTGTGTCATGTGCGGCGCGAATTTGGTCGCAAGATACGACGATTCCAGACTGGCAATCGAGTGTCACGAGTGTGCCGACCTCTACTACCTCGTGACGCTCCCACCGGGCGCACTCGTCGACCGAACGCCGGACGAAGTCTTGCGAGCGGCGGACCAGCACGTGCGCTCCGACATCACACTCGTGTCACACGGCGTCTGTCCGTACTGTTCGGGGACTATGACAGCGACGCGAGACCGCGTCTCGGATTCGCCGACAGGCAACGTCTACATCCACCACTTCTGTGTGCAGTGTGACCAGCGAATCATCAGTACGACCGTCGGCGAACTGTTCCTCTCACACCCCGCAGTCGTCGCGTTCTTCTTCGAACACGGAGTGAACTTGTTCGACAAACCCTGTTGGGAAATCGAGTTCTGCGTCACAGACGAGTTCACGTCGGTCTCCTCGGACGACCCGTTACAACTAACGTTCGAGTACGCGCTGGCGGGAGATGTCATTCGCGTCTCGCTGGACGACGAGTTAGAGACGGTCGACGTCTCGGTCACGACGGAATCTGCGACGTAG
- a CDS encoding SAM-dependent methyltransferase has translation MVNRPQTIELSPIGIVRSPRTEVADDHWGAVISTIELDSRWLPAASLRGLDSFSHAEVIFHVDRVDPNSVETAARHPRNRSDWPSVGIFAQRAKRRPNRLALSRCEIVAVDGHTVTVRGLDAIDGSPVLDIKPYMREFGPRGPVAQPDWSVELMERYYDSMGAPEDAY, from the coding sequence ATGGTGAATAGACCGCAGACTATCGAACTCTCGCCCATCGGCATCGTTCGTTCCCCTCGAACCGAGGTGGCGGACGACCACTGGGGGGCAGTCATCTCGACGATAGAACTCGACAGTCGTTGGCTACCAGCGGCATCACTGCGTGGACTCGATTCGTTCTCACACGCAGAGGTCATCTTCCACGTAGACCGGGTCGACCCCAACAGCGTCGAGACGGCGGCACGCCATCCGCGCAATCGGTCCGACTGGCCATCGGTTGGAATCTTCGCCCAGCGTGCGAAACGCCGCCCCAACAGACTCGCCCTCTCGCGGTGCGAAATCGTCGCCGTCGATGGCCACACGGTCACCGTTCGCGGGTTGGACGCAATCGACGGGTCGCCAGTTCTCGATATCAAACCATACATGCGCGAGTTCGGCCCGCGTGGACCGGTCGCACAACCCGACTGGTCGGTCGAACTCATGGAACGATACTACGACTCGATGGGCGCACCGGAAGACGCGTACTGA
- a CDS encoding arylamine N-acetyltransferase family protein, whose protein sequence is MTDIEFPPQPRSSDEVPLETEIYLARLSASVDDSQSLDVETLAALQANHLLSVPFENVDVVRGTPIELDLQSTYEKVVDRGRGGFCYELNSLFGWLLATLGFETRLVEGRVRDDGGSVGPPFDHMALLVALDQPYLVDVGFGQFTRRPLPLTSEPVTDVSGTYRVLPPDTADHPYAAQRLRDDEWVTAYEFTTASRSVHDFEEMCTYQQTSSDSNFTGGLLATVATPTGRLTLSDETLTVTEHGQKRTTDVESPAHRDALLKSQFWFRSPEDN, encoded by the coding sequence ATGACCGACATCGAATTCCCACCCCAGCCGCGCTCATCTGACGAGGTTCCGCTCGAAACGGAGATTTACCTCGCTCGTCTCTCTGCGTCCGTGGACGACTCCCAGTCTCTCGATGTCGAGACACTCGCGGCGCTTCAGGCGAACCACCTCCTGTCTGTTCCGTTCGAAAACGTCGATGTCGTACGTGGTACCCCCATCGAACTCGACCTCCAATCGACGTACGAGAAAGTCGTCGACCGTGGCCGGGGCGGGTTCTGCTACGAACTCAACTCGCTGTTCGGATGGCTTCTCGCCACACTCGGTTTCGAGACTCGTCTCGTCGAAGGCCGCGTCCGAGACGACGGTGGGAGCGTCGGCCCTCCGTTCGACCACATGGCACTCCTCGTGGCACTCGACCAACCGTACCTCGTCGACGTGGGATTCGGACAGTTCACACGTCGTCCGCTTCCGCTCACGTCCGAACCAGTCACTGACGTGAGCGGGACGTACCGAGTACTGCCACCCGACACTGCTGACCACCCGTATGCCGCACAGCGACTACGTGACGACGAGTGGGTGACTGCGTACGAATTCACCACCGCGTCGCGGTCGGTACACGACTTCGAAGAGATGTGTACGTATCAGCAGACGTCATCCGACTCGAACTTCACCGGCGGGTTGCTCGCGACGGTTGCGACGCCGACGGGACGACTGACGCTCTCAGACGAGACGCTCACAGTCACCGAACACGGCCAGAAGCGAACCACCGACGTGGAGTCGCCCGCCCATCGTGACGCCCTCTTGAAGTCACAGTTCTGGTTCCGCAGTCCGGAGGACAACTAA
- a CDS encoding NADPH-dependent FMN reductase, with product MPSKHPHVVALSGSLRDGSHTRTALQHAVDAAERIGATTDLIDHSALDVRVFDPDANESEDVEALRTRVAHADALLLGTPVYHGSYSSVLKTALDYCGRSEFEGKTVGLLAVAGGRFPVTTLAHLRTVCRSLGAWVLPHEVAIPNVEDAFDGDGEFTSDSLAERVDTLGVDAVRYASIDDQPSRERLVASLTE from the coding sequence ATGCCTTCCAAACACCCCCACGTCGTTGCCCTCTCCGGGAGCCTCAGAGACGGCAGCCACACACGTACCGCCCTTCAGCACGCCGTAGATGCTGCCGAGCGAATCGGTGCGACGACAGACCTCATCGACCACTCGGCGCTCGACGTTCGGGTATTCGACCCTGACGCCAACGAAAGTGAGGACGTTGAGGCCCTGCGTACCCGAGTGGCCCATGCCGACGCACTCTTGCTCGGGACGCCGGTCTACCACGGGTCGTACTCCTCGGTCTTGAAAACCGCTCTCGACTACTGCGGACGCTCCGAGTTCGAGGGAAAGACGGTCGGGTTGCTCGCCGTCGCTGGAGGTCGATTCCCGGTGACGACGCTCGCACACCTCCGAACGGTCTGTCGGTCACTCGGTGCGTGGGTCCTCCCACACGAAGTCGCCATCCCGAACGTCGAAGACGCGTTCGATGGTGACGGCGAGTTCACGAGTGACTCACTCGCCGAGCGTGTCGATACCCTCGGCGTCGACGCGGTTCGATACGCTTCCATCGACGACCAGCCTTCCCGAGAGCGTCTCGTGGCCTCTCTTACCGAATGA
- a CDS encoding DUF4260 domain-containing protein translates to MSTGETNRECGDESDTGQSDDDRQVTPVSGPRMLLRAEGLAVFAASVGAYYALGGPLWLFVVLALAPDVSMVGYLAGARIGSATYNAFHTLVAPVVLAAVGLWHAAPFLVWVALLWAAHIGMDRVVGYGLKYPTEFSDTHLSRLRNVDDGVSSPDIETTLH, encoded by the coding sequence ATGAGTACAGGAGAGACGAACCGAGAGTGTGGTGACGAATCCGATACTGGCCAGTCCGACGACGACAGGCAGGTCACTCCAGTTAGTGGTCCACGAATGCTCCTTCGGGCCGAAGGTCTCGCAGTCTTCGCCGCGTCGGTGGGGGCGTACTACGCGCTCGGCGGCCCACTCTGGTTGTTCGTGGTTCTGGCGCTCGCACCGGACGTATCGATGGTCGGGTACCTCGCCGGCGCACGAATCGGCAGCGCAACCTACAACGCGTTCCACACCCTCGTCGCGCCGGTAGTGCTCGCAGCGGTTGGACTCTGGCACGCTGCTCCGTTCCTCGTCTGGGTCGCGCTCCTCTGGGCAGCGCACATCGGGATGGACCGCGTCGTCGGATACGGGTTGAAGTACCCCACTGAATTCAGCGACACCCATCTCTCACGGCTCCGCAACGTGGACGACGGTGTCAGCTCCCCCGATATCGAGACCACTCTCCACTGA
- a CDS encoding CPBP family intramembrane glutamic endopeptidase: MTTYRRLQNVAVQLRPWGFPLIYLGWAFVFWAPILVSETSVWSFPNVLFFLVGGASPLLAGVTLALLTGGTERLRGMWRRLTDVQRISPKWLVTILLFWPAFNLLVAGAALALGVSDRPLDIVWGVLTDPETLAFMLVLSFVFPLVEEIGLRGYYLDALQERFSPTVAGLINGGTWAVWHAPFVYFPGYYANTTFNPELWWWLPSIVLQTLLIVWVYNNTQRSVLAVLLFHGLMNLTGEFLGLAPEMFPFLLVGTALAAMAVVVSWRRSQPTVSSLPAR; the protein is encoded by the coding sequence ATGACGACGTACAGACGGTTGCAGAACGTAGCAGTACAGTTGCGGCCCTGGGGATTCCCCCTCATCTATCTCGGGTGGGCATTCGTGTTCTGGGCACCGATACTGGTCTCAGAGACGTCTGTCTGGTCGTTCCCAAACGTACTCTTCTTTCTCGTCGGTGGTGCGAGTCCCCTCCTCGCCGGCGTCACGCTGGCACTTCTCACAGGCGGCACTGAGCGACTCCGTGGAATGTGGCGACGCCTCACCGACGTTCAGCGTATCAGCCCGAAGTGGCTGGTCACGATTCTGCTCTTCTGGCCGGCGTTCAATCTCCTCGTGGCGGGTGCCGCACTCGCACTCGGCGTGTCGGACCGACCGCTGGACATCGTCTGGGGCGTCCTGACGGACCCCGAAACGCTCGCGTTCATGCTGGTCCTGTCGTTCGTCTTCCCGCTCGTCGAAGAAATCGGTCTCCGTGGGTACTACCTCGACGCCTTACAAGAGCGGTTCAGTCCGACAGTCGCTGGGCTCATCAACGGCGGAACGTGGGCCGTCTGGCACGCACCGTTCGTCTACTTCCCCGGCTATTACGCGAACACGACGTTCAACCCGGAACTCTGGTGGTGGCTCCCGTCTATCGTCCTCCAGACGCTCCTCATCGTCTGGGTGTACAACAACACGCAACGGAGCGTCCTCGCAGTCCTCCTCTTCCACGGACTGATGAACCTGACCGGGGAGTTCCTCGGACTCGCACCGGAGATGTTCCCGTTCCTCCTCGTGGGAACCGCACTCGCAGCGATGGCCGTGGTGGTGAGTTGGCGGCGGTCCCAGCCGACGGTCAGCAGTCTTCCGGCGAGGTGA
- a CDS encoding CPBP family intramembrane glutamic endopeptidase has product MERVESPSSGSLSTATFTRTQQIRGLVLLGVFVVLRAVLARVWDRYFGGVYSTDPVFLAFLGSIFVVLSVGVVYLGFTRWVGVDLRAWWFDRQQLRGDILWGIAGTVAILVVTVVGVLGLTLAFPELAPNGGAGASATSPATDSGAQAGGFGVNLLLGWFFGFAIAAFQEETLFRGFLQQLLDERYGRLTAIVGQAAVFSLAHIGYYPLSSWPLLVVVFLVGLVTGWLTDRRGTLLAAGIAHGFVG; this is encoded by the coding sequence ATGGAACGAGTCGAATCACCGTCGTCGGGGTCGCTTTCGACGGCAACGTTCACTCGTACACAGCAAATTCGTGGGCTCGTCTTGCTCGGCGTCTTCGTCGTTCTCCGGGCGGTACTGGCGCGCGTCTGGGACCGATACTTCGGCGGTGTCTACAGCACCGACCCCGTCTTCCTCGCATTCCTCGGGAGCATTTTCGTCGTCCTCTCGGTCGGTGTCGTCTATCTCGGATTCACGCGGTGGGTCGGCGTCGACCTGCGTGCGTGGTGGTTCGACCGACAGCAACTTCGTGGTGACATCCTCTGGGGTATCGCCGGCACCGTCGCCATCCTCGTCGTCACCGTCGTCGGCGTGCTCGGATTGACGCTCGCCTTCCCCGAGTTGGCACCAAACGGCGGCGCTGGGGCGTCAGCGACGTCGCCTGCCACGGATAGTGGCGCTCAAGCAGGCGGGTTCGGCGTGAATCTCCTCCTCGGCTGGTTCTTCGGATTCGCTATCGCGGCGTTTCAAGAAGAGACGCTCTTCCGTGGGTTCCTCCAGCAACTCCTCGACGAACGGTATGGCCGTCTCACCGCTATCGTCGGTCAGGCAGCAGTCTTCTCACTCGCGCACATTGGATACTACCCACTGTCGTCGTGGCCACTCCTCGTCGTCGTGTTTCTCGTCGGCCTCGTGACCGGATGGCTCACCGACCGGCGCGGGACGCTCCTCGCTGCTGGCATCGCCCACGGATTCGTTGGCTGA
- a CDS encoding VOC family protein, with protein MATPTPTPGIHHVTCIAGDPQENLDFWVETLGLRLAKRSINQDDPSTYHFFFTDAEGTPGTSMTFFPWENLSRGKVGTGQVSRTAFRVPEGSLDFWEDRFDEYGVDYDDRIERFGETVLPFRDPDGLPVELVEVVIPDDDPTVPWTEFVPEEVAIRGFHSVTLWVADPNPTMDLLETMGFEEVGTEQAQGDMAGDERTRFAASGHVGKYVDVLPTIESSRQGHGTVHHVAFQTPTDEDQESMRNAVQSAGLRPTPQIDRHWFRSVYFREFGGVLFELATNGPGYASDEPLDDLGGRLVLPGKFEARREQIEAGLTDVTIPRAESVEADD; from the coding sequence ATGGCAACACCCACTCCGACACCGGGCATTCACCACGTGACGTGTATCGCTGGCGACCCACAGGAGAATCTTGACTTCTGGGTCGAAACACTCGGCCTGCGACTCGCCAAACGCTCGATCAACCAAGACGACCCCAGCACCTACCACTTCTTCTTCACGGACGCTGAGGGAACCCCGGGAACGAGTATGACCTTCTTCCCGTGGGAGAACCTCTCGCGCGGGAAGGTCGGGACAGGACAGGTGTCACGGACCGCGTTCCGCGTCCCCGAGGGAAGCCTCGACTTCTGGGAAGACAGGTTCGACGAGTACGGCGTCGACTACGACGACCGAATCGAACGCTTCGGTGAGACGGTCCTCCCCTTCCGCGACCCGGACGGCCTGCCGGTCGAACTCGTCGAAGTCGTCATCCCCGACGACGACCCGACTGTCCCGTGGACGGAGTTCGTCCCCGAGGAAGTCGCGATTCGCGGGTTCCACTCGGTGACGCTCTGGGTGGCCGACCCCAACCCGACGATGGACTTACTGGAGACGATGGGGTTCGAAGAAGTCGGAACCGAACAGGCACAGGGTGATATGGCAGGCGACGAGCGAACCCGATTCGCCGCGTCCGGCCACGTCGGGAAGTACGTCGACGTGCTCCCGACCATCGAGAGTAGCCGACAGGGCCACGGAACGGTCCACCACGTCGCTTTCCAGACACCGACCGACGAGGACCAAGAATCCATGCGAAACGCAGTCCAATCGGCTGGACTCCGACCGACGCCACAAATCGACCGCCACTGGTTCCGCTCGGTCTACTTCCGCGAGTTCGGCGGTGTCCTGTTCGAACTCGCCACCAACGGCCCGGGGTACGCGAGCGACGAACCACTCGACGACCTCGGTGGGCGACTCGTCCTCCCCGGGAAGTTCGAGGCTCGACGCGAGCAGATAGAAGCCGGATTGACGGACGTGACGATACCGCGGGCAGAATCTGTGGAAGCAGACGACTGA
- a CDS encoding MBL fold metallo-hydrolase, protein MNTIRGQHVAEGVTRFGTKRINWYVVEEDGALTIIDAGLPGHWDLLIEGIDALGYTLADIEAVLVTHGDLDHIGFAEWLRKASGASVWIHPADVKRANTMSRSLPPVDFLKNLWRPPTMAYFVEVVRSGVGSVPPLTEFEVFENGDQLDVPGHPTVIHVPGHTAGSSAFYLPDRGVLFCGDALMTLNVRTGEQTNPTVLPPIHYDAEKAWASIRKFESCGEVVLLSGHGEPWSGDMAGIV, encoded by the coding sequence ATGAACACTATTCGCGGACAGCACGTCGCCGAGGGAGTCACCCGATTCGGGACGAAGCGTATCAACTGGTACGTGGTCGAAGAAGACGGTGCGCTCACCATCATCGACGCCGGCCTCCCCGGCCACTGGGACCTGTTAATTGAGGGTATCGACGCACTCGGATACACCCTCGCAGACATCGAGGCGGTCCTCGTCACACACGGTGACCTCGACCACATCGGGTTCGCCGAATGGCTCCGGAAAGCCAGTGGGGCGTCGGTGTGGATTCACCCGGCGGATGTCAAGCGCGCGAACACGATGTCCCGGTCACTCCCGCCGGTGGATTTCCTGAAGAACCTGTGGCGGCCCCCCACGATGGCGTACTTCGTCGAAGTTGTCCGCTCGGGCGTCGGGTCGGTCCCACCGCTCACGGAGTTCGAGGTGTTCGAAAACGGTGACCAACTCGACGTTCCCGGTCACCCGACGGTCATCCACGTCCCCGGTCACACCGCCGGGTCGTCCGCATTTTACCTCCCAGACCGAGGTGTCCTCTTCTGCGGGGATGCGCTGATGACGCTCAACGTGCGTACCGGAGAACAAACGAACCCCACAGTGTTGCCACCGATACACTACGATGCAGAGAAGGCGTGGGCGTCGATACGGAAGTTCGAATCGTGCGGCGAGGTGGTGTTACTCTCGGGCCACGGCGAACCGTGGTCCGGTGATATGGCGGGTATCGTCTGA
- a CDS encoding helix-turn-helix transcriptional regulator codes for MHALGPHRPDDEDPPPGSQILDAILDDARNRRHLGRQLATAGDRIETDELVDIVRHGPVLEALLADPLDRRTLEDKLGVSKATSHRFVQWLDEHGLARRVDHRVELTGRGEAIAEEVLRFEANVRTAQRLTPLLEVICDDHEEFVVEPFVDATVTVADPEDPYRPVERFVTLARETETFRGFNTTHMAPLALGEFHEHLFSATETEIIYLPAIVEKLFETYPERAREAIESGHLTLRTRDELPYGLAIFDERVGIGGYDRSTGLMQVFVDTDAPIARQWAERVYASVRADSESLDETRAQTE; via the coding sequence ATGCACGCTCTCGGCCCCCACCGTCCCGACGACGAGGACCCACCTCCGGGGTCGCAGATTCTCGATGCGATACTCGACGACGCTCGAAACCGTCGCCACTTAGGTCGTCAATTAGCGACGGCAGGCGACCGCATCGAGACGGACGAACTCGTCGACATCGTCCGTCACGGACCGGTTCTGGAAGCGCTCTTAGCGGACCCGCTCGACAGGCGAACGCTCGAAGACAAACTCGGTGTCTCGAAGGCGACGAGTCACCGGTTCGTGCAGTGGCTCGACGAACACGGACTCGCCAGACGAGTCGACCACCGCGTCGAGTTGACCGGCCGCGGCGAGGCAATCGCCGAAGAAGTGCTTCGGTTCGAGGCGAACGTGCGAACCGCCCAGCGACTGACGCCGCTCCTCGAAGTCATCTGCGACGACCACGAGGAATTTGTCGTCGAACCCTTCGTCGACGCGACGGTCACGGTGGCGGACCCGGAAGACCCCTACCGTCCCGTCGAGCGGTTCGTTACACTCGCCCGCGAGACGGAGACGTTCCGTGGCTTCAACACGACTCACATGGCTCCCTTGGCCCTCGGTGAGTTCCACGAACACCTGTTCAGCGCGACAGAGACCGAGATTATCTACCTCCCAGCAATCGTGGAGAAACTCTTCGAGACGTACCCTGAACGCGCTCGTGAGGCAATCGAGAGCGGGCATCTGACCCTCCGAACGCGCGACGAACTCCCCTACGGCCTCGCTATCTTCGACGAGCGTGTCGGTATCGGCGGGTACGACAGGTCGACGGGCCTCATGCAGGTCTTCGTCGATACGGACGCACCAATCGCCCGCCAGTGGGCCGAGCGCGTCTACGCGTCGGTTCGAGCGGACTCCGAGTCGCTCGACGAGACGCGAGCGCAGACTGAGTGA
- a CDS encoding FAD-binding oxidoreductase → MSTDLVTDQQIREFAADVLGTVVRPADADYDDTRAVWNGMIDKRPALIVRCTGVADVVRSVTFARENDHLVAIRGGGHNVAGTAVCDGGIVIDLSEMTSVRVDPEERTAWVSGGARWVDVDHETQLFGLAAPGGVVSDTGVAGLTLGGGIGHLRRKYGLSCDSLQSVDLVTAEGEFITASEDEHPDLFWALRGGGGNFGVVTGFEFNLHHVGPDVATCLVFYPADRLTDYLSAYREYVRSAPDEVSTLTFAGVLPDEDLFPDAVDVPKLGIMGCYAGPVEEGLEALAPLREFGDPIADFSDVMPYAAFQQLLDEDYPDGMRYYWKSLYLDGLSDRALERIEHWVDTAPSPLSTVDVWHLGGAVADVGLAESAFAGRQAPFLLGVEGNWVDADADDENVAWVRDCLDDMREFSDGSVYLNFPGFFEEGDEMIESAFGAAYERLVAVKTEYDPTNLFRVNQNITPTT, encoded by the coding sequence ATGTCGACCGACCTCGTCACCGACCAGCAGATACGGGAATTTGCAGCAGACGTTCTCGGGACCGTCGTTCGACCTGCCGATGCCGACTACGACGACACCCGGGCGGTCTGGAACGGAATGATAGACAAGCGCCCTGCTCTCATCGTTCGGTGCACCGGCGTCGCCGACGTGGTCCGGTCGGTGACGTTCGCCCGCGAGAACGACCACCTCGTGGCAATCCGCGGTGGGGGCCACAACGTCGCTGGAACGGCAGTCTGCGACGGCGGTATCGTCATCGACCTCTCGGAGATGACCAGTGTGCGTGTCGACCCAGAGGAGCGAACCGCGTGGGTCTCGGGCGGCGCTCGGTGGGTCGACGTCGACCACGAGACGCAGTTGTTCGGTCTCGCCGCACCCGGCGGTGTCGTCTCGGACACCGGCGTCGCAGGCCTCACGCTTGGAGGTGGAATCGGCCATCTCCGTCGGAAGTACGGCCTCAGTTGTGACAGTCTCCAGTCCGTGGACCTCGTGACCGCGGAGGGCGAATTCATCACCGCCAGCGAAGACGAACACCCAGACCTCTTCTGGGCCCTCCGTGGTGGCGGCGGCAACTTCGGCGTCGTCACCGGGTTCGAGTTCAACCTCCACCACGTCGGGCCAGACGTTGCGACCTGTCTGGTGTTCTACCCGGCCGACCGACTTACCGACTATCTCAGCGCGTACCGCGAGTACGTTCGGTCGGCGCCCGACGAAGTCAGCACCCTGACGTTCGCCGGCGTTCTCCCCGACGAAGACCTCTTCCCGGACGCAGTCGACGTTCCGAAACTCGGGATAATGGGCTGTTACGCCGGTCCCGTCGAAGAAGGACTGGAGGCACTGGCACCGCTTCGTGAGTTCGGTGACCCCATCGCCGACTTCAGCGACGTGATGCCGTACGCGGCGTTCCAGCAACTGCTCGACGAAGACTACCCCGACGGGATGCGGTACTACTGGAAGTCACTCTATCTGGATGGACTCTCTGACCGGGCACTCGAACGCATCGAACACTGGGTCGACACGGCACCATCGCCGCTTTCGACAGTCGACGTGTGGCACCTCGGTGGCGCGGTAGCCGACGTGGGTCTGGCAGAGAGCGCGTTCGCCGGGCGGCAGGCCCCGTTCCTCCTCGGCGTGGAGGGGAACTGGGTGGACGCCGATGCCGACGACGAAAACGTCGCGTGGGTCCGTGATTGTCTCGACGACATGCGGGAGTTCTCAGACGGGTCCGTCTACCTCAACTTCCCGGGATTCTTCGAGGAAGGAGACGAGATGATAGAGTCGGCGTTCGGCGCGGCGTACGAACGCCTCGTCGCGGTGAAAACCGAGTACGACCCGACGAACCTGTTCCGGGTGAACCAGAACATCACACCGACGACGTGA